In Salvia miltiorrhiza cultivar Shanhuang (shh) chromosome 4, IMPLAD_Smil_shh, whole genome shotgun sequence, the DNA window AGTGACTTGACAGCGTCGCCCACCACCATGAGAGATGCACAGACCGACCTGTCCCTCAGCACTTCGAGTGCAGCCTTCCACCTTACACCTCTTACCCCCACCATGCTTGATGCAAAGGCCAGATTTCCCCCGTGCTGCTTTAGTGCACCCCCCGGAAAATCCACAACGTTTCCCCCCACCATGTGCAATGCAGTAGTCCGTCTTCCCCTCAGCACTTTTGGTGCATCCAAGCTGCTGACACCGTCTCCCTCCTCCGTGTGCTTTGCAGAAGGCTGTTCGGCTTTCTGCACCTTTGCTGCATCCAGGCTTTTGGCATCTCTGCCCGCCCCCATGGCCAATGCACAGACCTGTTGCCCCTCGTGCTCCTTTTATACATCCATCGAACTTACATCTTCTTGAATTTGTACCTCTGAGATTTGATGATTCCGAAGCACTTCCAGGCTCAGATATGGCACTCATGGAGTGATCAGAGACAGATGAAGGTTCAGAACTCAGCTGAGAAAGTTGGCAATTAGATTTTGCACCAAGTTctgcaattttattttttggcaaTAAACTGTTGGCATCTTCCTTTCTTGGGGCCATAATAAGGCTCCTCATATAGCCACCTGATTTCTTGCATGATGTAGAACCCTCATCACCATGTGAGGATAAGTGGTTAAGCTGATACGATGTATCAAAACGAGGCTGGGTTGAAGCTGGAACCTCGAGTGCATCAGAATCTACATCAGCGATTCCAGAAAGCCCAAGCTTCAACATCGAATTATGTTCCGAGGATAGGCCTGAAGTATGTACAGGTGCAAGACCTTTGGTACTATCATCCTTAGGAAGCGAGTAGTTATCAGAATATGAACTGGGTGTCGGTCCCAGTCCAAGTACTAACTTGCATGCATCATCCGGATTATTTGTGCAATTATGACCACCGCCATTCATATGACTGCTTCCAAATATGGAAGCTTCAGTTGACCCATAACCAAAGCCATTCAACCGTAGAGTAGTATCTCCGCCATTACAGTTCTTAACGAAGTCAGAGTAGAAGGAAGGATGCATGTCGTTCTTGATCTTATTAACAAAAATACCTTACTATTTCCAAGGAATGAAGTGGCAGCATAAGAGACTATGATACACTAGTACGATAATCCATagatcaaaatgaaaaaaacaCGGACATACAAGCTACCTCCACCACTCACAAAGCCAGATGTGTCTGCTCTATCCATTCTTTAACTGCTTGTGAGAAGCGCTGAGAGTATTTATAAAGACATCAGGATTGCGAAGTTACTACTGGAAGTACCATTAATCTCAAATACCCGTACAATTCCAGACACTGAATACGGAGTCCTTCATTCACCTGACAAAACAAGACAAAGTTTCAAACCATATGCGAAGAAGGGAGAAAGGAACCTACATACAATGGCACAGTTCTGTGTGTTATAGTTGATCAGCGTGAACAAAACATACATATTTCTTGGAACTGGTAAGTGTAGCTTACCGAAATTTGCCTGATAGATAGAAGAGAAAGATGTAGGCCAAATGCAGAAGAATGTGTCATGATTGGAAATAAGGATTGTAAAACTCTGATGATATGAAACTTACATCAAGGTATGATTTATTGATCTAGACTAGTATTATACTACACATAAGGACCAGAAAACGAACATATGTAATTTCGGTGTAAGGCAGGTCAAACAAGAAGTTTCTTTAACTTTAAAATGATAGAAGAACACTGAAGGAAGCAAAATGTATAATTCATttagaaataaaacctaaacaaaCATCGCAATCTACATCTGTATCTTTAATGCATTCCATCCTATATCTTTTATTTGGCACCCCTGCAAGTCGTTATATCCAATTCATACAGGAAATACTCTTAAACCAATAGTAACACGTCCAGCTTAAAAATTTGCACCAGCATATAGAGAAATCTACAAGATGGTTGGTAATTATAAACTAGTGAAATTTCATTAAGCAATAACGCCTTCAGAGAAGTTGACTCATCTCATACTTGAACGCAGGAATGAAGATTTAGTTTTTCACATGAACAAATCTCTACAAATCTAATCTCTTAATTACTGAAAATTAGTCTTCAAAACTCCATTATATTTATCGATCCGCCTCTCACCAATTGAGCATGAAAGGAGATCTAAAGATTTATCTCTCAATCATACTAAATACAAGACAGTTGATCAAACCCTTTTCTTCATACATGAAATCAAAATAAACATTAATAAAATTCTAGAAAACCATAAAGCAATCACAGATTCCGTTGCTGCTAAAGCTGTGCTGCCATGTTAGGCAAACACAAAATCCTGTATGTGTAATTTTCCATTTTCAGTAAAAGAAGAATTAAACATAGCAGTTTTCTACGTAACTACTAACTACCAAAACCAGAGAATATTTACTCAGCTCTCAATGTATCAAATTCAGCGAAACAACATGGAAAATTTATTGTGTGCGGTCAAGTGTTTCTGGTAATTACACAAAGAGGATTGAGATAACATCTTAAGCATCACATACACATTAACGCACAGGATGCATATCAACTCATTCTGTGCAAAGATGAATTGATATACTGTAATTAGGAAAGCAGACTAAATATGAAAGGAGTGGGAAAGAAGAGGAATATTACTCTCCACGGCTAGCTATTCTCTCGGCCATTTGCAACAATtcaacagagagagagagagagagagagagagcaacaGCAATTGCCAGTTGAATACAAACAAAGAGTAGAaaaggagagaaagagaaaaagagggaaCGTAATTAAGGTTAATCAAAGAGTTAAATAGGAATGGACTTGATTCGAGCAGCCCCTTATCTTGATTAGTTAAAGCTTAAAG includes these proteins:
- the LOC131019429 gene encoding uncharacterized protein LOC131019429 gives rise to the protein MHPSFYSDFVKNCNGGDTTLRLNGFGYGSTEASIFGSSHMNGGGHNCTNNPDDACKLVLGLGPTPSSYSDNYSLPKDDSTKGLAPVHTSGLSSEHNSMLKLGLSGIADVDSDALEVPASTQPRFDTSYQLNHLSSHGDEGSTSCKKSGGYMRSLIMAPRKEDANSLLPKNKIAELGAKSNCQLSQLSSEPSSVSDHSMSAISEPGSASESSNLRGTNSRRCKFDGCIKGARGATGLCIGHGGGQRCQKPGCSKGAESRTAFCKAHGGGRRCQQLGCTKSAEGKTDYCIAHGGGKRCGFSGGCTKAARGKSGLCIKHGGGKRCKVEGCTRSAEGQVGLCISHGGGRRCQVTGCAKGAQGSTMFCKAHGGGKRCIFAGCTKGAEGSTPLCKGHGGGKRCMFDGGGICPKSVHGGTSFCVAHGGGKRCSVPGCTKSARGRTDCCVKHGGGKRCKVENCGKSAQGSTDFCKAHGGGKRCNWGEGKCEKFARGKSSLCAAHCSLVRGRETSKGGMIGAGLFHGLVPTFSTRSSSGVSVVTDSINSVERAAKRQRLIPPQVLVPLSMKASTLQRSVDAPKSFDFAVPEGRVHGGGLLSLLGGDLNTAITGV